One window of the Cryptomeria japonica chromosome 7, Sugi_1.0, whole genome shotgun sequence genome contains the following:
- the LOC131856555 gene encoding disease resistance protein Roq1-like — MNTMLSQELNLRAYNNIICRVPLVFVGASSHVKDPAKIIPVFYEVEPWALRHIEKGVYADAFIQYRKKSRHLDKLKLWKEALQSISFTTGYEMNNSNIGEHRSILSAVQWEVQRIKPLHVAKNPVALDKLVRDFERRCLHNLVQDFEICCGMNKEGEGKVKIVGIFRMGGVGKTTLSIELSKELFNRKRQQYARACFLFDVREASVRCNLPSLQMKLLKDLFGEKDLSFHSPKDVLSEAYLRHSDIWLSPRAIVIVCGVVVVSNSASLHTINESFEDSTWKFNLRQGDWIITRIISRQNYGRLYRQFHILSMRGIMKTWCEWGVKEGEDWRICHALTAIVDKLHQK, encoded by the exons ATGAATACCATGCTTTCTCAGGAATTGAACCTGAGGGCATACAACAACATT ATATGCAGAGTCCCCTTGGTGTTTGTCGGAGCTAGCTCTCATGTTAAAGACCCAGCTAAGATTATTCCTGTGTTTTATGAGGTGGAACCCTGGGCACTACGCCATATAGAAAAGGGAGTCTACGCTGATGCATTCATTCAATACCGAAAGAAATCCAGGCACCTAGACAAGCTTAAGCTGTGGAAGGAAGCCCTCCAATCTATTTCATTCACCACAGGTTACGAAATgaataattccaa tATCGGTGAGCATAGAAGCATACTATCAGCAGTCCAATGGGAAGTACAGAGGATAAAGCCTTTGCACGTTGCAAAAAATCCAGTAGCACTTGACAAGCTCGTACGAGATTTTGAAAGGCGATGCCTTCATAATCTTGTTCAAGATTTTGAAATCTGCTGTGGAATGAATAAAGAAGGGGAAGGGAAGGTTAAGATTGTTGGCATCTTCAGAATGGGAGGAGTGGGTAAAACAACTCTTTCGATAGAGTTGTCGAAAGAGTTGTTCAATAGAAAGCGACAACAATATGCTCGAGCTTGTTTTCTATTTGATGTCCGGGAAGCTTCAGTTAGATGCAATTTACCTTCATTACAAATGAAACTCCTTAAAGATCTCTTCGGTGAAAAAGATCTGAGTTTTCATA GCCCAAAAGATGTGCTTTCTGAGGCTTATCTTCGCCATTCAGACATTTGGCTTTCTCCCAGAGCAATCGTCATTGTTTGTGGTGTGGTTGTGGTCAGTAACTCTGCTTCACTACACACCATAAACGAATCCTTTGAAGATTCAACATGGAAATTCAACTTGCGACAAGGAGATTGGATAATTACAAGGATAATTAGCCGCCAAAATTATGGACGGCTTTACCGACAGTTTCATATTCTTAGCATGCGAGGAATAATGAAGACGTGGTGTGAGTGGGGCGTTAAGGAAGGCGAAGATTGGAGAATCTGCCACGCTTTAACTGCAATTGTTGATAAGCTACATCAGAAATAA